The Maridesulfovibrio zosterae DSM 11974 genome contains a region encoding:
- the proC gene encoding pyrroline-5-carboxylate reductase translates to MIKKVGFIGTGNMGTAIIRGMVGDENINLLGFDLNKTALNALAEETGLTTCETVRDLAKKSDYIVLAVKPQHAPAVLEEIAPVLNESKCLISIAAGLTVRKIKDLCENGCPVVRVMPNTPALVNAGVFAVCLDDAHLSEEQSSFTREIFTPLGDVYVLAESQFDSFTGVIGSGPAYVFYFIEAMIESAVELGLPRTQATAMVEKLFEGSTKLAQESNFHVSELREMVTSPGGTTVQALIHLDRTATRSNIIDAVRKSYERSIELGKN, encoded by the coding sequence ATGATTAAAAAAGTTGGATTTATAGGCACAGGCAACATGGGCACCGCCATTATCAGAGGCATGGTGGGCGATGAAAACATCAACCTGCTAGGTTTTGACCTTAACAAAACGGCACTGAATGCTCTTGCCGAAGAAACCGGGCTCACTACATGTGAAACAGTCCGAGATCTTGCCAAGAAATCTGACTATATTGTGCTGGCGGTCAAACCTCAGCACGCTCCCGCAGTTCTTGAAGAGATTGCTCCTGTACTGAATGAGTCCAAATGCTTGATATCAATTGCAGCCGGGCTCACTGTGCGCAAAATTAAAGACTTATGCGAAAATGGCTGCCCTGTTGTCAGGGTCATGCCTAACACTCCTGCGCTTGTAAATGCAGGTGTATTTGCAGTCTGTCTTGATGATGCTCACCTATCAGAGGAACAATCATCCTTCACCCGCGAAATATTCACACCTCTTGGCGATGTATATGTACTTGCTGAAAGTCAATTTGATAGTTTCACAGGTGTTATCGGTTCCGGCCCAGCTTATGTATTTTATTTTATTGAAGCTATGATCGAATCAGCTGTTGAACTTGGATTGCCGCGCACTCAGGCAACCGCCATGGTGGAAAAACTTTTTGAAGGTTCTACCAAGCTGGCACAGGAAAGCAATTTCCACGTAAGTGAACTTCGTGAAATGGTAACATCACCTGGCGGTACTACCGTACAGGCACTGATTCACCTCGATAGAACAGCAACCCGCTCCAATATAATTGATGCAGTCCGCAAAAGCTACGAACGCAGTATAGAACTCGGTAAAAATTAA